ACTTTACAGCCAACTTCAGATAATCCCTCCATTGCCAATTCATTTGCTGAATACTGGTCTGATCAGTCCAAAGATTCCAACTTCTCATCCATGTTCACTaacaacaaatattcaatttcaacATATCAAAGCTCTCCTCCATCGCAATCTGCACAGAAAATAGAAACAGATATCACTTCCATAGAACTTTCCTCCGCACTCTCAAGCTTAAAGGGCCATACACCAGGTATTGATCGAATCTCCTACCCAATGATTGCAAATACATCCCCAGCAGTTAAGGATCGAATTTTAAAACACTACAATAATATACTTAATAACTATATACCCCAAACTTACAAAATAGGTCTTGTTATACCAATAGCTAAGCCCGGCTACATCAAAACATCAATAACCTCATACAGCCCGATTTCTCTAAACTCTTGCTTCCCAAAAGTCCTAGACAAAAGCATAGCCAAGAGGTTGTGGTGGTTTGTTACTACAAACAAACATATACACACAAATCAAGTTGGTTTCAAACGTGGAAAATCAGTTACAGACAATCTAGCGTACTTAGATCATCTGATAACTGATGCATTATCCCACAAACAACATTTGTCAATAGTAGATTTCAATAAAGCCTTTGACAAAATTGGACTACATGCAATAACTAAGCAACTCCAAGAATGGAACATCGGCCCAAAAATACTTAacaatattattaattttatgagCAAGAGAAAAATCAAATGTCGCGTAGCAAACAACCTATCGAGCACTTTTCCTCTGCATAACGGAATCCCCCAGGGATCACCGATATCAGTTATTATATTCTTAATAGCATATAATAAACTAGCAAACCTCATTACTATCCAACGAAATCTCACATTCACAGCCTATGCAGACGATTTTCATATTAttgtcaaatttaaaaaaaaccaaacccaagAAAATTTCAATCTCGATGATCTATTCCAAAAAATCGACGAATGGTGTTCGTTTTCAGGCTCATCCTTATCATTTGATAAATGCAAACACTTACATATATGCCGTAAACATAACTGTAAATGCACAATAACAACGAGAAACCTAAACATTCCGAGCGTAGACCACTTAAAAATATTAGGACTCACATTCGATTCAAAATATAGATGGACTAGACACATAGAAGACTTAGCTAGCTCTCtctcaaacaaaattaatataataaaatgtcTCTCCAGTAACAAGTTCAATTGCAATACGCATACACTAATATCAATCACAAAAGCAATAATAGTTTCTAAAATTGACTACGGACTAGTATTTTACGGCAATTCCTCAATAACTTGGcttaaaaaaattcaaaccATCCTAAACTGTGCAGTAAGAATAGCTTTGGGAGCATTCAGGACAACCCCGATTACAAATCTTTTAATGGAAGCTAACATAAACACAGTTGCAGATCGACGTGACTTTCTACAAGCCAAACTAATAAAAAACCTTTATTTTCCAAACAACTCACCTCTTCACAAAATCTCAAAGTCCCTCCAAAGCAGAATCcacttcaacaacaaaataccttCAGCAATAACTTACTCTCAACAAcattgcaaaaaacaaaacataagcCTTCTCATAAAACCCGAGATAAAAACTAAGCTACCTTTCTGGAAATTCCAACCAAATACCATAAATACCGAACTTGAAAAACTAGACAAAAATAATACACACGACTCTATATACCAACAACACTTTCTTACCATCAAAAACCAATTTAATGATCACACCTTTCTGTTTACGGATGGATCCAAAACCATAAGTACCACATCATTTGCAATCACAACGGAAAAAAACACCTTAAAAGTGGGCTTACTACAaaatttttattcaatttactCTGCCGAAATCATAGCCATATTCGAGGCAATACAAATTGTTAAATCTATGCGCGGGAAATATATGATATGTTCAGACTCTCTATCCTCTCTTCAAGCCATAGGCAACCCCTATAACTTCAACTATTATGAATCTAAAATTAGATCTCTTCTAATGCAACTAcacccaaaaataaaactactCTGGATCCCAGGtcataaaaacataaaaggaAATGAACTAGCAGACCAAAAAGCGAAATCAGCTTCAACAATGTTCACCAAAAGACTAGACCAAAACACCACATCAAggataaaacaaacaaaaataattagacTAAGACTAGGACATACAAGAATAACTCACCAACATTACCTAGACCCaaccaaaataaatacttGTACGCATTGCCTGAACAACGTTCCAGTAACTATAGAACACCTACTCAAAGACTGCCCATCCTCACAACTCACAGACATACGTTTCAAAATCTTCGCTAACAATAATCCACTGACATTCCTCTCTAACCCAACTAAAACTGAAATAGACCTAATCataacatatatataaaagaaaCCAACTTATATCCATTAATCTAACTCGAATATAAAACCTATGGAATACATCTCAcatataataaacataatATAATAAGCATAGCATAATAACAACATAGCCGAAGGTCATAGTAACCAGTGCTATCACTAATAAGCTAGGTTAATAGTTTTAACTCTAACCTcgctgtaaataaataaataaataaaggccatgggcgtgcttgggtttataaaaaAGTGGTCAAacgaatttgacgacccctatataacaaagactctctatacgtcgcttgttcgtccgatcttagaatacgggtcctgtgtatggtgccctcagtacaaagtacaccaggaccgcatagaatcagtacagaaaacatttttattctTTGCtgtgcggggccttaactggaatgaaggtgtgagactcccatcttactctagtagactgctattagtaaacctcccatccttagttaatcgtagaaaatgcttggtgtgatttttatgcacaacttgatcaggggtgacatataCAGCCCTAATCTGTTCGGCCGCATAAACTCCACAATTCCTATTAAACtcactagaaattttataccattgttccttccactttgtagatcgaattattccttgcatgaaccgttgagggtcttatgctcggattataattccctatACCacattatatccaccactaattctcttccttttattaaattactaatcctcactgacctttctagtaattagtagtTGTAGTAGTATTCCTAAATGCATGTTGAATGCATGTTTAGTTTCTTAGTAGGTGTAGTGCTAAtgttcctcgaatattagttgttcgggcgaagcccgagtgtaaattttataccattgttttattgcctatcaattcactttcttttctattttggtcattatactaaactaacgtaacgtaagcgtagctttatctatgctcgctcagcaacatgctctcatttaatcatctattcttatctatgctcgctcttgttatcttttctttcctatgccgtcgctaagccgtcagcagctgcgcctgctctagcagttaccgcttgatatagttggagaacagaccctttttgtccccaatctattactttggctcgagatcggctcgcttgcctcatccaagtgtgtcactctaatactattgtaaaaggctctggcatcttcggccaccctcaacacacaaaatacctataataaaatttataacgttttcggaaattaataatttgtgaaattattgaacaatcatagtcagcgaaaaagctcgttgtctcaacatttggtgaccccgacgtgatcgtcagtaacaatttggaaataaacaattataaacaGTGAAAATTATCCGCTAAACATAACTGTTCGAACGCGAAGCGGTTAGTTCCCATTTCGTCGCGCGCTTGCTTACAAGCACTAATACAGCTACGTGCATTAGCGGCTTCGGGTTCGCTGCACTTGCGcttgcataccaaaaaaaatcaaacggttGGTTCTTCGATTCTTCTTTGTGCTTTGCTCGCTGCTGCCTGTCGAAAATGGATGAGTCTAATGACGTGCCGgaaaacagggtgtctttttacaaactaaaggcactctcaatatacaaaaaagcCGTTTCACTTCGAGAGACGATATTGAATGATGAAAACAACCCAATCAGTGAAGATGCGCTAAgtgttcatttaaaattcttggaaaaaatgTCCGACTCATTTAATGTTACTCATTCTAATTTAGAAGAGCTTGATGTAAGCGAAATTGGCAGCGACTTAAGCAACAATTTTGACGATTTGGCGATGGAAATCGAAGTTCGTATTCGCTCAGCACTCCGCAGGACTACCCAGAACATGCCGCATCACTCAACGATACGACCCGAGCTCAACGTTACTGCCTCCGGAAATGTACGGTCACGATATCATATTCCTGACATTAAACTTCCCACTTTCCGTGGAGGTTATACTGAGTGGGCAGACTTTTACTCGATGTTTAGCACAGTAATAGATCAGGAGCCCTTTCTATCAAAGATTGAGAAGTTCCAGCACCTGCGCTCATGTTTGGATGGACCTGCCCTGGAGGCTGTTCGCTCTTTGGAAGTATCGGAGAGCAATTATGATATTGCATTGGACATTTTAAACAATCGTTTCAATAATAAACGTTTaatctttcaggcacacgtcgctGAGATTCTGAGGCATGAGAAGGTTGAAGATGGGTCAACTACAAAGCTACGTACTTTATCGGACAAGCTTCATTCTCACATGAGAGCGCTTAGATCGATGGGTACCATGGAGGAAATAGCTGGATGCATCATCGTTAACTCCACATACAAGTATCTCGACTCTGATACCaggaccaaatgggaggagctgtCGCCCCCTAACGTCATACCAACATGGGACCatttttcggcttttttgGAGAGGAGATGTCAAGCCATGGAGACCATGGATCAAGCTATGTCGATTCAAATCCATAGCAGTCAGGttggaaaacataaacgaaTCACTCATTCAAAACACAGTCTTGTTGCTACAAATACAATCGTATTGGAATGCGTGTTCTGTGATAATAAagggcataacatttacagcTGCACTCGCTTTGGAAACCTTTCGCCATCTTTGCGTCTTAGAGAGGCAAGGAAGCTTAGAGTTTGCTTCAACTGTTTGAAGAAGGGACATCGGAATACCTCCTGCAGTTCAGGCTCTTGTCGCACATGCGGTGAAAAGCATCATACCCTTTTACATATCAACAATCCGCTGCCTACGTCAGTTAACACGGAACCTGCAAACGCTACTACGTCTCCTATTCAGACAGACTTATGCCCAGGCCCCAATCTTTCAAGTTCTCTTGTTGCCGCTTCATCACCATGCTCGCCTCCTGCTCAGAATCTTAGCTCAGACGTAGTGCTTCTAGCCACGACAGTCATTATGATAAAGAGTCGAGTTGGTGATCTTCTTCCTTGCCGGGCTCTTCTGGATTCAGGCTCtcagattaatttaataacctcTCGCTTTGCTCAGAGGCTTCAGCTGAAACGAGCCAAAGGGTCGGTATCAGTATCGGGTATCGGCGCTGATTCTGCATTTCACACGGAAGGTTCAGTTAATTTGGTCATTCAATCCAGGACTTCCGATTACTTCACGAGTCTCACAGCTCTCGTTGCTCCACGTATTACAGGAAACCAGCCTGCTTCTTCATTTGATGtatccaaatgggaaatgccatCCAATATCAGCCTTGCTGACCCACACTTTAACAAATCTCAGCGCATCGATGTACTTATTGGAGCCAGCTTATTTTACGACATTTTATGCGTTGGACAGATCAAATTGGAGAGGGGTCTtcctataatacaaaaaacccgTCTCGGCTGGGTTGTCACAGGTGGAGGTCAGTACTCCCGCAGCTCAGTGCTCCTAGCTGCCTCTAGTTCGACGGAATTGAGTCAAACGCCTACCGTTGGTTTGGATGAGCTAGTGCGAAGGTTCTGGGAAGTGGAAAACTGCCACGGTCCCgctacagaagcaacaaaggaggaaattgcttgcgaggaacatttcaaaaaacatTGCGGTCGGCTTCCAAGTGGCGAATATTGCGTTCAATTGCCTTTAAAGCTGAGTGACAGTCTTCTTGGAGATTCTTATCAACAAGCCTATCGCAGATTTCTCAATCTAGAGCGCAAGTTGGTTCGCAAACCGCTTCTCAAGGCCCAATACGCcgcatttataaaggaataCGTCGATTTGAATCACATGTCCCCTGTCAAAAGTGACGCacttaaacaatgcaaattttttcttcctcatcactgcgtcttaagagaagacaaaaccaccacaaaactccgagtagttttcgacgGATCCGCTTGTACATCTACAGGATATTCCCTCAACGATATATTGATGTCAGGCCCAACAATTCAGCCAAAGTTAGTTACGactcttcttcgatttcgtaCCTTTCGTATAGCATTGACTggtgacatttgtaaaatgtatagatGCGTCCGTGTCTCGCCCCAAGATAGTTTTCTGCAGTGCATACTGTGGCGTGACTCACCCCTCGAGGAGCTAAGGACATTCAAGCTGGATACCGTGACCTATGGAACGAAACCAGCAGCATTTCTGGCCGTCCGTTCTATGCACCAACTAGCGGCAGACGAGAGTTCGTCATATCCAATTGGCTCTGAAGTTGTGCTGCGGgacttttacgtggatgatttGCTAACGGGGGGAGATACTACAAATGAGGTGCTGGAAATAAttcgccaggtgtcaggactattagccaaaggaaatttcaagatcagaaaatggtgttccaacgatacatatgtactcgatcaaacaccccatgaagatagggaaacatttgttaaatttactgaTGGCAGCGATGTAACCAAGACGCTAGGTTTAGCATGGAATCCCACTTCGGATgagctattattttcattctgtcccaATCAAGTCCCTTCGAAACCAACTAAGCGAGTTGTATTGTCAACTATTGCACGATTTTATGACCCACTCGGACTTATAGGGCCAGTTAttactaaagcaaaaatatttctacagcagctgtggaaagaaaagcttcattgggatgaaagtctgccagtctccttacgcacaacttggatcaactttattcagcagtttgactctatgcaacaaatttctttcccGCGCCTATCTTTCCTTCGAAGCAGCAACCTTGAAATGCATGGATTTTGTGATGCCAGCATGAGTGCTTATGGAGCTTGCATCTACGCTGTTTCGCAAGGCGACAATGGAGTCAAGGCAAATCTTCTATCTTCCAGATCTCGTGTAGCGCCACTGAAGACTATCACAATACCCAAGTTGGAATTATGTGGTGCAGCGCTACTCGCTCAGCTTATGCATGAAGTGTCTTTGATGAACTTCAAGTGCTCTTATTATTGCTGGTGTGACTCCACAGTCGTTTTGGCTTGGATCAAGAATCAACCATCCAACTTCAATGTATTTGTCGCTAATAGACTTTCTGTTATTCAGGAACTCACATCTGGAATGTCTTGGCTGCACGTGCCAACTGATCTAAACCCTGCCGATATGCTTTCTCGAGGATCATTACCAGCTGAGCTCATCAATTCTCATCTTTGGAAGTATGGACCTACATACTTGACAGCCAGTAAGGATCAATGGCCAAGTACACCTGCTCTTCCAGAGCCGGTTTTGGAGGCACGAAAAACCATACTAATTACAAACTGCGCGTCAAGATATTTGGTGGAAGAATCAAAGTTTGTAAATTCCTTccccaaaatgcaacgaatttttgcgtatgtatgcaaattcattcatcGACGAAAGTCTGGAATAACTGTGGAGGACTTGCGTTTGGGAACCGAACTGCTTATTCGTCTTACTCAACAATCTCGTCTATCCACTGAAATAAGAGCCCTGGAAACGCGAAAGGACATCAAGGCTTCAAGCTCGATCGCCTCTCTTTCGCCATTTTTAGATGATTGCGGTTTGCTTCGAGTTGGAGGGCGTCTTAAAAACTCTACCTTGGACTTTGAAGCACGGCATCCCATAATATTGCCCAAGAATCATTCCATCACTTCTGCTCTGATACGGCACTTACACGAAAAGCACCTTCACGCTGGACCCCAGTCGCTATTAGCCATCATTCGTCAAACGTACTGGCCAATCGGTGGCCGAAAGACCGTAGCACACGTAATCCAAAAGTGTGTCAGATGCTTTAGAGTGAAGCCTCGAACTCTCGAGCAAATAATGGCAGATCTTCCGGTGGACAGAGTCAGCGAATCTCGTGCATTTTTAGTTACCGGCGTGGACTATTGCGGTCCGTTCCTGTATAAATCAGAAGTTCGAAACCGGCCCCCACTAAAGTGCTACATGAGCATTTTTATATGCTTCTccaccaaggcggttcacatcGAGCTTGTGAAGGATCTTACAACAGCTGCGTTCCTCTCTGCTCTTCGCCGTTTCATTTGCACCCGTGGAAGACCGATTCGTATTTGGTCagataatgccacaaattttgttggagCGCGGAACGAACTGGCGGAACTTAAGTCGCTATTCCTAAGCGACAGTCATCAAGAAGCCGTGCATCAAGCTTTTCTCAACGATTGCATCGATTGGCGTTTCATTCCTCCTAGATCGCCACATTTTGGAGGATTGTGGGAGGCGTCAGTCAAGCTTGCTAAGCATCATCTTCGACGTGCCCTCGGATCCTCGCTTCTTGGATTTgatgagctgcgcactctcgcgtgcaatatctgtgcaatcattaattcaaggccattgtttcctctttcagagaacCCTGCAGATCTCGATGTACTCACGCCCAGCCATTTTCTAGTTGGCGCCCCTATCACAACCTTCTTGGAGCCTGACTTGGTTCATTTAAACGTCGATCGCTTGGACCGTTGGCAGAAGGTCACACAGCTTCAGCAAATCTTTTGGTCTCGCTGGCGCCAATCGTATTTAACCAGTCTTCAAGAAAGAACGAAGTGGCGCACCCGGAATCCTGAGCTTCACGTCAATGATGTCGTTCTTGTTAAGGACGAGAACTTCCCTCCTCTGAAGTGGCCTCTAGCGAGAATCCTCGAGCTCATCCCAGGAGCTGATGGCGTATCTCGAGTCGCCTTGATCAGGATGGCTACAGGTGTTAGCCGAAGAGCACTTGCAAAACTATGTCTATTGCCTCTACGCGATGAGGTGAAAGGCATGGATCCTTccacggggggagtatgttcgggcgaagcccgagtgtaaattttataccattgttttattgcctatcaattcactttcttttctattttggtcattatactaaactaacgtaacgtaagcgtagctttatctatgctcgctcagcaacatgctctcatttaatcatctattcttatctatgctcgctcttgttatcttttctttcctatgccgtcgctaagccgtcagcagctgcgcctgctctagcagttaccgcttgatatagttggagaacagaccctttttgtccccaatctattactttggctcgagatcggctcgcttgcctcatccaagtgtgtcactctaatactattgtaaaaggctctggcatcttcggccaccctcaacacacaaaatacctataataaaatttataacgttttcggaaattaataatttgtgaaattattgaacaatcatagtcagcgaaaaagctcgttgtctcaacattAGTCTTACaactatctttcctgcatgtacgcgtttggttcggctacgtccatataaaaaaaaggcaGAGAAGATCCGGGGCGAACTGTCATCCAAAGGAGTCGAATGAATCTTTAACTGTCCGGGGAATCCAGCCGAAGGCGTCGAACCTTCCAAAAGCTAACTGTCAGCCACCAGAAAAGTGCGAGACAGGGAAGCAGTGGCGTATTGCCGGATAATGAGGGACCGGATCAGGAAACGAAGGGTACATGAGTACCCACCTACGAGCTTATGCTTCGCGGAGATTTGGTCTACATATGTGATTAAGCTGTTCCACCCAGAGAATGGAAGAAAGGCATCACGATAGAAGTGTTCCCTAGAGTGGACGGAGTACCACGACGACCGGTTATGCGCGTGGCCAATGACGATCGAGTCAAAGTGATGATGCGTGCCGTCTCTAAGTTAGCTGTTCCGGGGTTGGTGAATGGAACTGCTTTACGGGGGTCGGGATGTCGTGGAACGGATTAGTTTAACGCTCGATAGTCAGGCAATTAAAATGTAACGACACGAATTTCGCGAAATCGATATTATTATATTTCGAATTTTTCAGGGAACTGTGTATTTGTTGATGTGCGGTCATAGTGAGAAGCGCCAAGGTCAAGTCGAAGTATTCCGATTCAAGCCGATTGGCGGGTCAGTCCCCCAAAGAGAGTGGGAGATCTCGACTCTTAGTTAAACtaagaaaatgtatttaacaTCCAATAGAATAAAACAATACATACATCACACACGATATTTCTTGTTTCGTTGTCGAGGCGATATTTGGATGTGTTAAAGGCAACTCCCACTTCGTTATCGTCGGTCGGCGTCATTTAGTATTCAAGTCGATTTGTAATAACAACTCAATCATCTGCCTTCTTTATTCTTAAATATGCCTATTTATTTGCGGtttcttttgtctttttttgttttttttgaaCCTTTCCCAATATCCCTGgttaaaaaggaaaaaaaaatatatctaaaTCGGTCGAGACGTTCTACAGTCCAATGCTAATTAACGCAACCGTTTGGtttttatacaaaaagaaaaagatagaGTTAAATTAGTTTAAGCAGTTAAGGAATTGAATTCGGTTCACGAAtcaataaatgaatatatagaAACTAATTACCGGATATATTAGTGCAGAGGCAATAGAGCCCCAAACATTACGAATCGTATTGGTATGCAAATATAGGTGATAGATTCGCTTTGTTAGCGATAATTGATAACTTACTCTGGATCGCACTTAATATAATGCTCATTCACATCACGCCCACAATGGCCATTAATTGAGCCCTTAGAATTAAATTGTTCATAGCATTGCCGATCTGCTGCGGATCCCCCATATCCCCAAATTGCTTCACATTGCAGGCTTAGTGTAGGACAGTAGCCCTGGAAACAGTAGCCTGGAACATAAATATATGGGTTTCGAATTATATATAGCATGTTTAATGTttctataaataataatgCTAGGATCTACGCACCAGAAACGCCTGACTTGCTGACGCCACATGGAGACCCATTTTTCTTATAGACGTCAGAAGGACATTGACCGACTTCGCCATCACAGTATTCTGGAAGATCACACTCATTGTTTGAGTCCCGGCAAATGTAATCCTTAGGACGTAACTGCAAACATGTAATACAATTATAATAGTTATTATGCTGGCAGGAAATAGTACATACGCGGCATTGGTCACAGCATGCGCCGCTAGCGCATTGCGCCTCAGATTTTAGCTTGCATGTTATTCCGTCGCAGCAGGGATCCAGGGCACATTCTTCAAAGGTACCACAATCACACTCCTCATCTTCCTCGACTACTTTATT
The sequence above is a segment of the Drosophila pseudoobscura strain MV-25-SWS-2005 chromosome X, UCI_Dpse_MV25, whole genome shotgun sequence genome. Coding sequences within it:
- the LOC117184630 gene encoding uncharacterized protein produces the protein MDESNDVPENRVSFYKLKALSIYKKAVSLRETILNDENNPISEDALSVHLKFLEKMSDSFNVTHSNLEELDVSEIGSDLSNNFDDLAMEIEVRIRSALRRTTQNMPHHSTIRPELNVTASGNVRSRYHIPDIKLPTFRGGYTEWADFYSMFSTVIDQEPFLSKIEKFQHLRSCLDGPALEAVRSLEVSESNYDIALDILNNRFNNKRLIFQAHVAEILRHEKVEDGSTTKLRTLSDKLHSHMRALRSMGTMEEIAGCIIVNSTYKYLDSDTRTKWEELSPPNVIPTWDHFSAFLERRCQAMETMDQAMSIQIHSSQVGKHKRITHSKHSLVATNTIVLECVFCDNKGHNIYSCTRFGNLSPSLRLREARKLRVCFNCLKKGHRNTSCSSGSCRTCGEKHHTLLHINNPLPTSVNTEPANATTSPIQTDLCPGPNLSSSLVAASSPCSPPAQNLSSDVVLLATTVIMIKSRVGDLLPCRALLDSGSQINLITSRFAQRLQLKRAKGSVSVSGIGADSAFHTEGSVNLVIQSRTSDYFTSLTALVAPRITGNQPASSFDVSKWEMPSNISLADPHFNKSQRIDVLIGASLFYDILCVGQIKLERGLPIIQKTRLGWVVTGGGQYSRSSVLLAASSSTELSQTPTVGLDELVRRFWEVENCHGPATEATKEEIACEEHFKKHCGRLPSGEYCVQLPLKLSDSLLGDSYQQAYRRFLNLERKLVRKPLLKAQYAAFIKEYVDLNHMSPVKSDALKQCKFFLPHHCVLREDKTTTKLRVVFDGSACTSTGYSLNDILMSGPTIQPKLVTTLLRFRTFRIALTGDICKMYRCVRVSPQDSFLQCILWRDSPLEELRTFKLDTVTYGTKPAAFLAVRSMHQLAADESSSYPIGSEVVLRDFYVDDLLTGGDTTNEVLEIIRQVSGLLAKGNFKIRKWCSNDTYVLDQTPHEDRETFVKFTDGSDVTKTLGLAWNPTSDELLFSFCPNQVPSKPTKRVVLSTIARFYDPLGLIGPVITKAKIFLQQLWKEKLHWDESLPVSLRTTWINFIQQFDSMQQISFPRLSFLRSSNLEMHGFCDASMSAYGACIYAVSQGDNGVKANLLSSRSRVAPLKTITIPKLELCGAALLAQLMHEVSLMNFKCSYYCWCDSTVVLAWIKNQPSNFNVFVANRLSVIQELTSGMSWLHVPTDLNPADMLSRGSLPAELINSHLWKYGPTYLTASKDQWPSTPALPEPVLEARKTILITNCASRYLVEESKFVNSFPKMQRIFAYVCKFIHRRKSGITVEDLRLGTELLIRLTQQSRLSTEIRALETRKDIKASSSIASLSPFLDDCGLLRVGGRLKNSTLDFEARHPIILPKNHSITSALIRHLHEKHLHAGPQSLLAIIRQTYWPIGGRKTVAHVIQKCVRCFRVKPRTLEQIMADLPVDRVSESRAFLVTGVDYCGPFLYKSEVRNRPPLKCYMSIFICFSTKAVHIELVKDLTTAAFLSALRRFICTRGRPIRIWSDNATNFVGARNELAELKSLFLSDSHQEAVHQAFLNDCIDWRFIPPRSPHFGGLWEASVKLAKHHLRRALGSSLLGFDELRTLACNICAIINSRPLFPLSENPADLDVLTPSHFLVGAPITTFLEPDLVHLNVDRLDRWQKVTQLQQIHVNDVVLVKDENFPPLKWPLARILELIPGADGVSRVALIRMATGVSRRALAKLCLLPLRDEVKGMDPSTGGVCSGEARV